The Halalkalibacter krulwichiae genome has a segment encoding these proteins:
- the rpsH gene encoding 30S ribosomal protein S8 — MVMTDPIADMLTRIRNANTVRHEKLELPASKVKKEIAEILKREGFIRDYEYIEDNKQGVIRIFLKYGTTNERVITGLKRISKPGLRVYAKANELPRVLGGLGIALVSTSNGVMTDKDARQQQVGGEVLAYVW, encoded by the coding sequence ATGGTCATGACAGATCCAATTGCAGATATGCTTACTCGTATTCGTAATGCAAATACAGTACGCCACGAGAAATTAGAATTGCCTGCTTCAAAGGTGAAGAAGGAAATCGCAGAAATTCTTAAGCGTGAAGGTTTCATCCGTGATTACGAGTACATCGAAGATAATAAGCAAGGTGTAATCCGCATCTTCTTAAAATATGGTACTACAAATGAGCGTGTTATTACAGGTCTTAAACGTATTTCGAAGCCTGGACTACGCGTATATGCAAAAGCTAACGAACTTCCAAGAGTTCTAGGTGGATTAGGTATTGCATTAGTTTCAACATCGAATGGTGTAATGACAGATAAGGATGCACGTCAACAACAAGTGGGCGGCGAAGTATTAGCGTACGTTTGGTAA
- the rplF gene encoding 50S ribosomal protein L6, whose translation MSRIGKKPVEVPSGVTLTLDGTLLTVKGPKGELKRNLHEDMKIVIEDNLVTVERPSDNKLHRALHGTTRSLINNMVEGVTKGFERGLELIGVGYRATKSGQKLVLNVGYSHPVEITPEQGIEIEVPSNTKVVVKGIDKERVGAVASNIRSVRLPEPYKGKGIRYEGEYVRRKEGKTGK comes from the coding sequence ATGTCTCGTATTGGTAAAAAACCAGTAGAAGTTCCAAGTGGAGTTACATTAACTCTAGATGGTACTTTACTTACTGTTAAAGGTCCTAAAGGTGAGCTTAAGCGTAACCTTCACGAGGATATGAAAATTGTAATCGAGGATAACCTAGTTACGGTTGAACGTCCTTCTGACAACAAGTTACACCGTGCACTACACGGTACAACTCGTAGTTTGATTAATAACATGGTTGAGGGTGTAACAAAAGGTTTCGAACGTGGATTAGAGCTAATCGGTGTCGGTTACCGTGCTACTAAATCTGGTCAAAAGCTTGTTCTTAACGTTGGTTACTCTCACCCAGTTGAGATCACTCCTGAACAAGGAATTGAGATTGAAGTTCCTTCTAACACTAAAGTAGTTGTTAAAGGTATTGATAAAGAGCGTGTTGGTGCTGTAGCATCTAACATCCGTTCTGTACGTTTACCAGAGCCTTACAAAGGTAAAGGTATCCGTTATGAAGGCGAATATGTTCGTCGTAAAGAAGGTAAAACAGGTAAATAA